One window of the Peptacetobacter hiranonis genome contains the following:
- a CDS encoding deaminase, with protein MGNRVKDKELEIVKSKEDEILNKEILDIYDKDFEKIGTATRGEIHEKGHIHKVVHCWFEEDTENGKYCYFQQRAMYKSYPGLYGVMVGGHIDSGEDVFEALKREISEEAGIVAKEKNISFINEIFENIVDGDFIDNEICEVYRYKVDEDTVFNPNKEVAKVVRMNEEEYKKCVFGITETVEAEVVAVSNQQGMKEYAVGDKFLINTEDFCEYDRQYVRMVTGMSDDEYFMMEALREAKKAYDKEETPIGAVIVKDGEIIGRGHNLTEHLKDATAHSEILAIKNAAKKLKGWRLFGCKMYVTMEPCVMCCGAIVNSRIREVVIGAKRVKNAKIEKQSDFKKEYFEDSKVEYKYGVLEEECAGMLGSFFKRLR; from the coding sequence ATGGGAAATCGTGTAAAAGATAAAGAGCTAGAAATAGTTAAAAGTAAGGAAGATGAAATACTAAATAAAGAGATTTTAGATATATACGACAAAGATTTTGAGAAGATAGGAACTGCTACCAGAGGAGAAATTCATGAAAAAGGACATATACACAAAGTAGTTCACTGCTGGTTTGAAGAGGATACTGAAAATGGAAAATACTGCTATTTCCAGCAAAGAGCGATGTATAAAAGTTACCCAGGTCTTTATGGTGTGATGGTAGGTGGTCATATAGATTCTGGAGAGGATGTATTTGAAGCACTTAAAAGAGAAATCTCAGAAGAAGCTGGGATAGTGGCTAAAGAAAAAAATATTTCATTTATCAATGAGATTTTTGAAAATATAGTTGACGGAGATTTTATAGATAATGAAATTTGTGAGGTATATAGATACAAAGTGGATGAAGATACAGTATTTAATCCCAACAAAGAAGTTGCAAAAGTTGTAAGAATGAATGAAGAAGAATATAAAAAGTGCGTATTTGGAATAACTGAAACCGTTGAAGCTGAAGTTGTAGCTGTGTCTAATCAGCAGGGAATGAAGGAATATGCAGTAGGTGATAAATTCCTTATAAATACAGAGGATTTCTGCGAGTATGATCGCCAGTATGTAAGAATGGTTACAGGAATGAGTGACGACGAATACTTTATGATGGAGGCACTTAGAGAAGCGAAGAAGGCATACGATAAAGAAGAAACTCCAATTGGTGCGGTAATTGTAAAGGATGGAGAGATAATAGGAAGAGGACATAATTTAACAGAGCATCTAAAGGATGCAACTGCTCATTCTGAGATACTTGCGATAAAGAATGCGGCTAAGAAATTAAAGGGATGGAGATTGTTTGGCTGCAAGATGTACGTAACTATGGAGCCTTGTGTAATGTGCTGTGGAGCTATTGTAAATTCGAGAATTAGAGAAGTTGTTATAGGAGCTAAGAGAGTGAAGAATGCCAAGATAGAGAAACAGTCTGATTTTAAGAAGGAGTATTTTGAAGATTCTAAGGTTGAGTACAAGTATGGGGTGCTAGAAGAAGAATGTGCAGGGATGCTAGGAAGTTTCTTTAAAAGATTGAGATAA
- the serS gene encoding serine--tRNA ligase, with translation MLDIKRIRENLDEIKQAMQIRGEKEFDLDAVVALDDQRRDLLKEVEVLKQELNVESKKIPQLIKEGKDVTEDKARLKELSDKIKGIDVQVKEVEDKLNYTLMRIPNVPHPDVPQGETDEDNVEVKKWGEPRKFDFEQKAHWDIGTDLGILDFERAGKITGSRFTLYKGLGARLERSLINFFLNTHTADHGYTEVLPPFMANRDSFCGTGQLPKFEEDMFKLEGLEYFLVPTAEVPVTNIHRNEILTADQLPIKYCAYTPCFRSEAGSAGRDTRGLVRQHQFNKVELVKFVLPENSYDELEKLTMDAEEILQLLGLPYRRVKICTGDLGFTAAFKFDLEVWMPSYGRYVEISSCSNFEDFQARRANIKFKRDKKSKAEFVHTLNGSGLAVGRCLAAILENYQQADGSVVVPEVLRPYMGVDVIK, from the coding sequence ATGCTAGATATCAAAAGAATAAGAGAAAATTTAGATGAAATCAAACAGGCTATGCAGATAAGAGGAGAAAAAGAATTCGACCTTGATGCAGTTGTAGCACTTGATGACCAGAGAAGAGATTTATTAAAAGAAGTTGAAGTATTAAAACAGGAATTAAATGTAGAATCTAAAAAAATACCTCAGCTAATAAAAGAAGGAAAAGACGTTACAGAAGATAAAGCTAGATTAAAAGAATTATCTGATAAAATAAAAGGAATAGACGTACAGGTTAAAGAAGTAGAAGACAAATTAAACTACACATTAATGAGAATACCAAACGTTCCTCATCCAGATGTACCACAGGGAGAAACTGATGAAGACAATGTAGAAGTTAAAAAATGGGGAGAACCTAGAAAATTTGACTTTGAACAGAAAGCTCACTGGGATATAGGAACTGATTTAGGAATATTAGATTTCGAAAGAGCTGGTAAAATAACAGGATCAAGATTCACATTATACAAAGGTTTAGGAGCTAGATTAGAAAGATCTTTAATAAACTTCTTCCTAAACACTCATACAGCTGATCATGGATACACAGAAGTATTACCACCTTTCATGGCTAACAGAGACAGCTTCTGCGGAACTGGACAGCTTCCAAAGTTTGAAGAAGACATGTTTAAACTAGAAGGATTAGAATACTTCCTAGTACCAACAGCAGAAGTACCAGTAACAAATATACACAGAAATGAAATATTAACTGCAGATCAGTTACCAATAAAATACTGTGCATACACTCCATGTTTCAGATCAGAAGCAGGATCTGCAGGTAGAGATACAAGAGGTCTAGTAAGACAGCATCAGTTCAACAAAGTTGAATTAGTTAAATTTGTATTACCAGAAAACTCTTATGATGAATTAGAAAAATTAACTATGGATGCAGAAGAAATACTTCAGTTATTAGGATTACCATACAGAAGAGTTAAAATATGTACAGGGGACTTAGGATTCACTGCAGCATTCAAATTTGACTTAGAAGTATGGATGCCAAGCTACGGAAGATATGTTGAAATATCTTCTTGCTCAAACTTCGAAGACTTCCAGGCTAGACGTGCTAACATAAAATTCAAAAGAGATAAAAAGTCTAAAGCAGAATTCGTTCATACATTAAATGGATCAGGACTTGCAGTAGGTAGATGTTTAGCAGCTATACTTGAAAACTATCAGCAGGCTGATGGTTCAGTAGTAGTTCCAGAAGTATTAAGACCATACATGGGTGTAGATGTTATAAAATAA
- a CDS encoding mechanosensitive ion channel family protein encodes MKGITADSTIQAFLDTGIDKIPSLIYSLIFFFVGLAIAKICRRIVSNILEKYTSGKGITNFIVYGVYISIIVVVVLNSLDMIGIKTTSVVTIVGAAGFSIGLAFKELLSNLASGFIILFFKPFEIGDYIQASDTNVEGTVADIQIFSTILKTPDNKTIIIPNFQITSNNIINYTHQNIRRIDFTFNVDYDTNVGVLKNIVQEIFDEDKRVLTDPKPLIGINSMGNKSMEFISRPWVKTEDYWNAYYELMEKIKEKFDENGIVLPQVNVVVKGK; translated from the coding sequence ATGAAAGGGATAACTGCAGATAGTACAATACAAGCTTTTTTAGACACAGGTATAGATAAAATACCATCATTAATATATTCGTTAATATTCTTCTTTGTTGGTTTAGCTATTGCTAAAATATGTAGAAGAATAGTTTCTAACATATTGGAGAAATATACTAGTGGTAAAGGAATAACAAATTTCATAGTATATGGTGTATATATATCTATAATTGTAGTTGTTGTTCTAAACAGTTTAGATATGATAGGAATAAAAACTACATCTGTAGTAACAATTGTCGGAGCAGCAGGATTCAGTATAGGGCTTGCATTTAAAGAATTACTATCAAATCTAGCATCTGGATTTATAATACTATTCTTTAAACCTTTTGAAATAGGAGATTATATACAGGCATCAGATACAAATGTAGAAGGAACTGTTGCAGATATACAGATATTTAGTACAATACTAAAAACTCCAGACAATAAGACAATAATAATACCAAACTTCCAGATAACAAGTAATAATATAATAAACTATACACATCAAAATATAAGAAGAATAGATTTTACATTCAATGTAGATTACGATACAAATGTAGGTGTATTAAAAAATATTGTACAAGAAATATTTGATGAAGATAAAAGAGTTCTTACAGATCCAAAACCTCTTATAGGTATAAACTCTATGGGGAATAAATCAATGGAATTTATAAGTAGACCTTGGGTAAAAACAGAAGATTATTGGAATGCCTATTATGAGTTAATGGAAAAAATAAAAGAAAAATTTGATGAAAATGGAATTGTTTTACCTCAGGTAAATGTAGTGGTAAAAGGAAAATAA